Proteins encoded together in one Hymenobacter monticola window:
- a CDS encoding phage portal family protein, whose translation MARTSKPKTAPQITHVNLAEVKLPEIRPSQLRYTVNDWVPYGESNNFPDYLIKSARKSPIHSSFINTRQNLIKGEGVTYSDDLAAFLEALDEDGCTINELCEQVATDLSILETFAVAVRYDGTRKNIIHLDYIDSSMVRPDKNLDELGKIQGYWVCADWSNTTINVPTYFEKFNPSKVKQTTQLYFYHKRGLGQPFLPDVSYLSALGYIELGYELSKYSLNSVLNGFFASGIMSVKANMTEEQKGDFQRAVKNSFQGSENASKLMVVVSEDVDTVKIEPLNAGDNTPMLNALDELVTKNICTAHQGNPIIASIQTDGSTLGSDGKLYRDSLEIYYNTVIKNLQNPFIRFMKKVLDFNGFKEYEFEIASSALMTKDIPDWVLQDYIQPKVVAAMYGFKEEDLTGPQEPQNNAPDMPLAA comes from the coding sequence ATGGCCAGAACTTCTAAACCTAAAACAGCCCCACAGATAACCCACGTCAACCTAGCAGAGGTCAAACTGCCAGAGATCCGCCCTTCCCAATTACGCTACACGGTCAACGATTGGGTGCCTTATGGCGAGTCTAACAACTTCCCTGACTACCTCATCAAGAGCGCTAGGAAGTCACCTATCCACTCCTCTTTCATCAACACCCGACAGAACCTCATTAAGGGTGAAGGGGTGACATACTCCGATGATCTGGCTGCATTTCTTGAAGCCTTAGATGAGGATGGATGCACGATCAATGAGCTATGTGAGCAGGTTGCGACAGACCTATCCATCCTAGAAACCTTCGCGGTGGCCGTTCGATACGATGGCACGAGGAAGAACATCATCCATCTGGATTACATCGACTCCTCGATGGTGAGACCAGACAAAAATTTGGATGAGCTTGGCAAGATCCAGGGCTATTGGGTGTGCGCCGACTGGAGCAACACAACCATCAACGTCCCTACCTATTTCGAGAAGTTCAACCCAAGCAAGGTGAAGCAGACCACTCAGCTCTACTTCTACCATAAACGGGGATTGGGTCAGCCGTTCCTTCCAGACGTTAGCTACCTGTCAGCCCTCGGATACATCGAACTAGGGTATGAATTATCAAAATACAGCCTCAACTCCGTTCTAAATGGCTTTTTCGCTTCTGGCATCATGAGCGTCAAGGCGAATATGACAGAGGAGCAGAAGGGTGATTTCCAAAGAGCTGTCAAGAATTCATTTCAGGGCAGCGAGAACGCTTCTAAATTAATGGTGGTGGTTTCTGAGGATGTCGATACTGTAAAGATCGAGCCATTGAATGCAGGTGACAATACCCCAATGCTCAATGCGCTTGACGAATTGGTGACCAAGAACATCTGCACCGCTCACCAGGGGAATCCAATCATCGCTTCCATCCAGACCGATGGCTCAACTCTTGGTTCCGATGGGAAGCTCTACCGTGACTCACTGGAGATCTACTACAACACTGTGATCAAAAACCTCCAGAATCCTTTCATCCGATTCATGAAGAAGGTATTGGACTTCAATGGATTCAAAGAATATGAGTTCGAGATTGCTTCCTCAGCCCTCATGACAAAGGACATCCCTGATTGGGTGCTACAGGATTACATCCAACCAAAGGTGGTGGCGGCCATGTACGGCTTCAAAGAGGAAGACCTAACTGGACCACAGGAGCCACAAAATAATGCGCCTGACATGCCCTTAGCGGCTTAG
- a CDS encoding XkdF-like putative serine protease domain-containing protein — protein MTDFSQLKTYSIKIDDNDDVTGISLISFVEKPAMEVSAVKLAEAPKLVTLKTDEYKQYLTSAVIIPNKPIYRNDPERGEYLIQFSEQDVEAIRNKFFKTTGNLKLSNKNHDAADTVSTMLIESWIIEDPTMDKAVALGFTGLPKGTMMATYKILDADFWQNEVLTGNVTGFSLEGMFHEVELQLSANKEDDLYRVLDELVSFLEKR, from the coding sequence ATGACCGATTTCTCCCAACTAAAGACCTATTCCATCAAGATCGATGATAACGATGACGTGACTGGCATCTCCCTCATCTCATTCGTTGAAAAGCCCGCTATGGAGGTGTCAGCCGTGAAATTAGCTGAAGCTCCAAAGCTGGTGACACTGAAGACAGACGAGTACAAGCAATACCTCACTTCTGCGGTGATCATCCCGAACAAGCCCATCTACCGCAATGACCCTGAGCGCGGCGAGTACCTCATCCAATTCTCAGAGCAGGACGTGGAAGCCATCCGTAACAAGTTCTTCAAGACCACTGGCAATCTCAAGCTCTCCAACAAGAATCACGATGCTGCCGACACCGTGAGCACCATGCTCATCGAATCTTGGATTATCGAAGATCCAACTATGGATAAGGCAGTGGCCCTAGGATTTACAGGACTGCCAAAGGGGACGATGATGGCGACCTATAAGATCCTTGATGCAGATTTCTGGCAGAATGAGGTGCTGACAGGAAATGTCACCGGGTTCTCACTTGAGGGGATGTTTCATGAAGTTGAATTGCAGCTCTCAGCCAATAAGGAAGATGATCTCTATAGAGTCCTAGACGAACTGGTGAGCTTTCTAGAAAAGAGGTAG
- a CDS encoding DUF6712 family protein yields the protein MANYLITESYFKSRTSVSKQLDPQSIKTVFTTVEEFYIKEMLGIPLYEIYKGNVNGSNTEPLTSFEQELLDKVMYYYALMAEWEVLFNLFDISNKGNTVEQNAASVELVRMKRGEVLSKAEQLKAGILSFLKTNKEEFSNYFPSTQTNQARAEAVFPIVFDHAPKYYYGI from the coding sequence ATGGCTAACTACCTTATAACAGAATCATATTTCAAGTCTCGTACATCAGTCTCCAAGCAACTTGATCCACAGAGTATCAAGACGGTGTTCACCACGGTCGAAGAATTCTACATCAAGGAGATGCTTGGCATCCCTCTGTATGAGATCTATAAAGGGAATGTCAACGGATCAAATACTGAACCTCTCACTTCATTCGAGCAAGAGCTGCTGGACAAGGTGATGTACTACTATGCCCTCATGGCTGAGTGGGAAGTCCTGTTCAACCTGTTCGACATCAGCAATAAAGGGAACACTGTGGAGCAAAATGCTGCATCTGTAGAGCTTGTTCGCATGAAACGCGGTGAAGTCCTGAGCAAGGCTGAGCAGCTCAAGGCTGGCATCCTCTCATTCTTAAAAACCAATAAGGAGGAGTTTTCCAATTACTTCCCGTCAACCCAAACAAATCAGGCGAGGGCTGAAGCAGTGTTTCCAATCGTGTTTGACCACGCGCCGAAATACTACTACGGCATCTAA